One segment of Paenibacillus sp. FSL R7-0337 DNA contains the following:
- a CDS encoding metallophosphoesterase: protein MSKVFFTSDHHFGHNLIIDFESRPFAGAEEMDKMMIANWNAVVGKEDTVFHLGDFSFRNQEDTRSIVAALNGYKILILGNHDRGRGRNWWLEAGFDEVSEYPMIYKEFFLLSHEPMYMNKHMPYVNVHGHIHGQKYEGNHHFNICVEHWNYTPLSFEQIRNSVVASEEG from the coding sequence TTGTCCAAAGTATTTTTTACCTCAGATCATCATTTTGGCCATAACCTGATCATTGATTTTGAATCGCGGCCTTTTGCCGGTGCGGAAGAGATGGACAAGATGATGATTGCGAACTGGAATGCTGTCGTAGGCAAGGAGGACACAGTTTTTCATCTTGGGGACTTTTCCTTCAGGAATCAAGAGGATACCCGAAGCATTGTGGCTGCCCTGAACGGGTACAAGATATTGATTCTTGGCAATCATGACCGTGGACGCGGACGGAACTGGTGGCTGGAAGCCGGGTTTGATGAGGTCAGTGAGTATCCGATGATATACAAGGAGTTTTTTCTGCTCTCGCATGAGCCGATGTATATGAACAAGCATATGCCTTACGTGAATGTGCACGGACATATTCATGGACAGAAGTATGAAGGCAATCATCATTTTAATATCTGTGTGGAACACTGGAATTACACCCCGCTGTCCTTTGAGCAGATCAGGAATTCGGTGGTAGCCAGTGAAGAAGGCTGA
- a CDS encoding YraN family protein: MSHNGDGRTYTRQEKGAAAEQAARMYLTSRGYLIRDYNWRCRSGELDIIAEYEGALVFIEVRSRSGSAVQGTAEESVDARKIRQVRETARVYLHMQGLQPAAIAFDVIAVQLQPDLSIGSLRHLREAF; this comes from the coding sequence GTGAGCCATAACGGGGATGGCAGAACCTACACCCGCCAGGAGAAAGGCGCTGCTGCCGAGCAGGCGGCCCGAATGTATCTGACTTCACGGGGCTACCTCATCCGGGATTATAACTGGCGCTGCCGTAGCGGAGAGCTGGATATTATCGCGGAATATGAAGGCGCTCTAGTCTTCATTGAGGTGCGCAGCCGGAGCGGTTCAGCCGTGCAGGGCACTGCGGAGGAGTCGGTCGATGCGCGCAAAATCCGTCAGGTGAGAGAGACAGCCCGGGTCTATCTGCATATGCAGGGACTGCAGCCGGCTGCAATTGCCTTTGATGTGATTGCTGTACAGCTTCAGCCGGACTTAAGCATCGGCTCCCTGCGGCATCTCCGGGAAGCCTTTTAA
- a CDS encoding EscU/YscU/HrcU family type III secretion system export apparatus switch protein, whose protein sequence is MSESEQKVPQNLKKAVALKYIPGQSEAPVVVAKGQGSVADIILQKAKENGVAVQEDAALVEVLSKLDLDQQIPPQLYQLVAEILSYVYQSDRTAGERRQK, encoded by the coding sequence ATGAGTGAGTCTGAGCAGAAGGTTCCGCAGAATCTCAAGAAGGCAGTGGCGCTCAAATATATTCCAGGGCAGAGCGAAGCGCCGGTGGTTGTTGCTAAGGGGCAAGGCTCGGTTGCGGACATCATCCTGCAAAAGGCAAAGGAAAACGGAGTAGCGGTCCAGGAGGATGCTGCGCTGGTAGAGGTGCTGTCGAAGCTCGATCTCGACCAGCAGATTCCGCCTCAGCTCTACCAGCTGGTGGCTGAGATTCTCAGCTATGTATACCAGAGTGACCGGACAGCCGGGGAACGGAGACAGAAGTGA